One segment of Phycisphaerales bacterium DNA contains the following:
- a CDS encoding glycosyltransferase family 2 protein has product MAPPPKKSPDLDAQARTDGFSLSVIIITQNEAQDLPDCLASVAWADEVVVVDSGSTDQTTTIARTHTEKVFEQPWLGFGPQKNYALDQSTSQWVLSIDADERITPELAQEILSTLPTTKHEAFTIPFKSTFLGKPIRFGDWRRDRKLRLFRRSAGRFKDVPVHEKIVVEGTTGVMTHVIQHHSYRDRDEINEKTDRYATLGAQEAHANGRSANRVEAFNRCVMAFLRTYIIRLGFLDGRVGLLLARTIARGTYLRYQRLAALARSSSKA; this is encoded by the coding sequence ATGGCGCCTCCGCCCAAGAAATCTCCCGACCTAGATGCTCAAGCAAGGACCGATGGCTTCAGTTTGTCAGTGATTATCATCACCCAGAACGAAGCTCAGGATCTGCCCGATTGTCTCGCCTCGGTGGCATGGGCAGATGAGGTTGTGGTGGTGGATTCTGGTAGCACTGACCAAACCACGACCATCGCTCGCACCCATACAGAGAAGGTTTTTGAACAGCCATGGCTTGGATTCGGGCCTCAGAAGAATTATGCACTTGATCAATCGACCAGCCAATGGGTACTCTCAATTGATGCCGATGAGCGAATCACACCAGAACTTGCTCAAGAGATTCTCTCAACACTTCCCACCACCAAACACGAAGCTTTCACGATTCCCTTCAAATCAACATTTCTAGGCAAACCGATTCGCTTTGGAGATTGGCGGCGAGATCGAAAGCTACGCTTGTTTCGACGTTCGGCAGGCCGCTTTAAAGATGTGCCTGTCCACGAAAAAATAGTCGTAGAAGGAACAACTGGTGTCATGACTCATGTCATACAACACCACTCATATCGTGATCGTGATGAAATCAATGAAAAAACAGATCGATATGCAACGCTGGGTGCTCAAGAGGCTCATGCCAACGGAAGATCTGCAAATCGAGTGGAAGCATTCAATCGATGTGTGATGGCTTTTTTACGAACCTACATCATTCGCTTAGGCTTTCTTGATGGACGCGTCGGGCTTCTTTTGGCTCGAACAATTGCAAGAGGTACCTATCTCCGTTACCAACGCCTTGCCGCTCTAGCTCGGAGCTCCTCCAAGGCCTAA